A single region of the Azospirillum brasilense genome encodes:
- a CDS encoding LysR family transcriptional regulator → MHQIRYFLAVAETLNFTRAAEQCNVTQPSLTRAIQKLEEEMGGLLFSREHHNTHLTELGRLAQPHLEAIYSANAAVLAEAKQYRSMDRAPLKLGVMCTISPARLVGFFEQLKTRVPMLDLMIRDLPAKPLVEALLAGELDVALVALPSFPERCTVRPLFTERYLIAFPKGHRFEAMNAIPLAELNGEDYLQRVHCEFRYHFEALGQPKRHNVNVRYHSEREDWVQAMIAAGMGCAVMPEHLAILPGLSTRVIIDPEVSRTVSLVTIAGRRFTPVEQVAIRIAQTHRWDGAETKAGAVGWCDVEVGGGAMPLP, encoded by the coding sequence ATGCACCAGATCCGGTACTTCCTAGCCGTGGCGGAGACGCTGAACTTCACGCGTGCGGCGGAACAGTGCAACGTCACCCAGCCGTCGCTGACCCGCGCCATCCAGAAGCTGGAAGAGGAGATGGGCGGCCTTCTCTTCAGCCGGGAGCATCACAACACCCACCTGACCGAACTCGGGCGGCTCGCCCAGCCGCATCTGGAAGCGATCTACAGCGCCAACGCCGCCGTGCTGGCCGAGGCGAAGCAGTACCGTTCCATGGACCGCGCGCCCTTGAAGCTTGGTGTCATGTGCACGATCAGCCCGGCCCGGCTGGTCGGTTTCTTCGAGCAGTTGAAGACGCGCGTTCCCATGCTGGACCTGATGATTCGCGATCTGCCGGCCAAGCCGCTGGTCGAGGCGCTGCTGGCCGGCGAACTGGACGTGGCGCTGGTGGCGCTGCCCTCCTTCCCGGAGCGCTGCACGGTCCGGCCGCTGTTCACGGAGCGCTACCTGATCGCCTTCCCGAAGGGGCACCGGTTCGAAGCCATGAACGCCATCCCCTTGGCCGAACTGAACGGCGAGGACTATCTGCAGCGCGTTCACTGCGAGTTTCGCTACCATTTCGAGGCGCTCGGGCAGCCGAAACGCCACAACGTGAACGTCCGCTACCACAGCGAACGGGAAGACTGGGTCCAGGCGATGATCGCCGCCGGCATGGGCTGCGCGGTGATGCCGGAGCATCTGGCGATCCTGCCGGGCCTATCGACGCGCGTGATCATCGACCCGGAGGTGTCGCGGACGGTGTCGCTGGTCACCATCGCCGGCCGCCGCTTCACCCCGGTGGAGCAGGTCGCCATCCGCATCGCCCAGACCCACCGCTGGGACGGTGCGGAAACCAAGGCGGGCGCGGTGGGCTGGTGCGACGTGGAGGTGGGTGGGGGCGCAATGCCCCTTCCCTAA
- a CDS encoding BufA1 family periplasmic bufferin-type metallophore: MTETTNGLTIAAALAGALSLAALLPATTAAAAEASGLEKCYGISKAGQNSCANEAGTHSCAGQSTKDYDGGEWRAVRAGVCTEMGGKLAAFQGVGMPKDMTKADTNTGKKS, translated from the coding sequence ATGACCGAAACGACCAATGGCCTGACGATTGCTGCCGCTCTGGCCGGTGCCCTGTCGCTGGCGGCGCTCCTGCCGGCCACCACCGCCGCCGCGGCGGAGGCCAGCGGCCTGGAGAAGTGCTACGGCATTTCCAAGGCGGGGCAGAACAGCTGCGCCAACGAGGCCGGCACCCACTCCTGCGCCGGGCAGTCCACCAAGGACTATGACGGCGGCGAGTGGCGGGCGGTCCGGGCCGGCGTCTGCACCGAGATGGGCGGCAAGCTGGCGGCCTTCCAGGGCGTCGGCATGCCCAAGGACATGACCAAGGCCGACACGAACACCGGCAAGAAGAGCTGA
- the bufB gene encoding MNIO family bufferin maturase, with amino-acid sequence MHTAPDVSRTVSPLPARAGVGLRHRHVAEFLTMRPAVAWIEVHSETYLAAGGPRLTALEAIRRDYPLSGHGVGLSLGSADGVDPDHLDRLAALYARLQPELVSEHLAWSSAGGTYLNDLLPLPYTEEALDTVRRNVERVQERLKRPILVENPSRYLTFGASAIPEAEFLAELARRTGCGLLLDVNNIHVSAHNVGLDPRAYLDAIPPEAVGEIHVAGHAVHDTGRGTLLIDDHGSPVADPVWDLLDEALRRTGPRPVLVEWDTRVPDLPVLLAEAGRADRSLHAVTEGACHAA; translated from the coding sequence ATGCACACCGCGCCCGACGTCTCCCGCACCGTTTCTCCCCTGCCGGCACGGGCCGGCGTCGGGCTGCGGCACCGCCACGTCGCGGAGTTCCTGACCATGCGCCCCGCCGTGGCCTGGATCGAAGTGCACAGCGAAACCTATCTGGCGGCCGGCGGCCCCCGCCTGACGGCGCTGGAGGCGATCCGCCGGGACTACCCGCTCAGCGGGCACGGGGTCGGCCTGTCGCTCGGCTCCGCCGACGGGGTCGATCCCGACCACCTCGACCGCTTGGCCGCCCTTTACGCCCGCCTCCAGCCGGAGCTGGTTTCCGAGCATCTGGCGTGGAGCAGCGCCGGCGGCACCTACCTGAACGACCTGCTGCCCCTGCCCTACACCGAGGAAGCGCTTGACACCGTCCGCCGCAACGTCGAGCGCGTCCAGGAGAGGCTGAAGCGCCCGATCCTGGTGGAGAACCCGTCGCGCTACCTGACCTTCGGCGCTTCCGCGATCCCGGAGGCGGAGTTCCTGGCGGAGCTGGCGCGCCGGACCGGCTGCGGCTTGCTGCTGGACGTCAACAACATCCACGTCAGCGCCCACAACGTTGGGCTCGACCCGCGCGCCTATCTCGACGCCATTCCGCCGGAGGCGGTGGGCGAAATCCATGTCGCCGGCCACGCGGTGCACGATACCGGGCGCGGCACACTGCTGATCGACGACCACGGCAGCCCGGTCGCCGATCCCGTCTGGGACCTGCTGGACGAGGCGTTGCGCCGCACCGGCCCGCGGCCGGTGTTGGTCGAATGGGACACGCGCGTGCCGGACCTGCCGGTCCTGCTGGCCGAGGCCGGGCGCGCTGACCGCAGCCTTCATGCCGTGACGGAGGGAGCCTGCCATGCTGCGTGA
- a CDS encoding HvfC/BufC N-terminal domain-containing protein: MLRDLQAAMGRDLLRAGNSIPPGIEDGAIPASIRFAIHANNVVGSLAGALEAAFPATARLLGGPAFQTEALAFVRRHPPRVPQLLAYGDQFPDHLARRMADRPWAADLARVEWAWNAAYFAADAPVLDIAALRALPDDRYPALRLAMHPSAHLLTLAFPILELWDALRRGGDAPAAIAAGTQHLLIVRPLLEVQAVTLGPGEATLLMALSAGADLAHAALAASAIEPGFGLQGTLLAHLQLGSFTAFTLPSKED; the protein is encoded by the coding sequence ATGCTGCGTGACCTTCAGGCCGCCATGGGCCGCGATCTCCTGCGCGCCGGGAACAGCATCCCGCCGGGCATCGAGGACGGCGCCATTCCCGCCTCCATCCGCTTCGCCATCCACGCCAACAACGTCGTGGGTTCCCTGGCCGGGGCGCTGGAGGCCGCCTTCCCGGCGACCGCCCGGCTGCTCGGCGGCCCGGCCTTCCAAACGGAGGCCCTGGCCTTCGTGCGCCGGCACCCGCCGCGCGTGCCGCAACTGCTGGCCTATGGGGACCAGTTCCCCGACCACCTCGCGCGCCGTATGGCCGACCGCCCCTGGGCCGCTGACCTCGCCCGCGTCGAGTGGGCCTGGAACGCCGCCTATTTCGCTGCGGACGCCCCGGTGCTGGACATCGCCGCGCTGCGCGCCCTGCCGGACGACCGCTATCCGGCGCTGCGGCTGGCGATGCACCCGTCGGCCCACCTGCTGACCTTAGCCTTCCCGATCCTGGAGCTGTGGGACGCGCTGCGCCGGGGCGGCGACGCACCCGCCGCCATCGCGGCCGGCACGCAGCACCTGCTGATCGTCCGCCCGCTGCTGGAGGTGCAGGCGGTCACGCTGGGGCCGGGCGAGGCGACCTTGCTGATGGCCCTGTCGGCGGGTGCCGACCTCGCGCACGCCGCCTTGGCGGCGTCGGCGATCGAGCCCGGCTTCGGCCTTCAGGGCACGCTGCTGGCTCACCTGCAACTGGGCAGCTTCACCGCCTTCACACTTCCCTCAAAGGAGGACTGA
- a CDS encoding DoxX family protein encodes MTHAAIGSRRGHRALHDLSATVSAVIDGLGRWGAPLLQLAIRLWIARVFFLSGLTKIQDWDTTVLLFQEEYRVPLLSPGIAALLGTAFELSMPVLLAVGLASRLAALPLLGMALVIQFVLGATNPAYDSVEHVYWMFLLLAILVHGPGPLSLDRIVQSALTGASR; translated from the coding sequence ATGACTCACGCCGCCATCGGGTCCCGCCGCGGACACCGCGCTCTGCACGACCTGTCCGCCACCGTCTCCGCCGTCATCGACGGCCTGGGGCGCTGGGGAGCGCCCCTGCTGCAACTGGCGATCCGGCTGTGGATCGCGCGGGTGTTCTTTCTGTCCGGCCTGACGAAGATTCAGGACTGGGACACCACCGTCCTGCTGTTCCAAGAGGAATACCGCGTGCCCCTGCTGTCTCCGGGCATCGCCGCGCTGCTGGGGACGGCGTTCGAACTCAGCATGCCGGTCCTGCTGGCCGTGGGCTTGGCGAGCCGCCTCGCGGCGCTGCCCTTGCTCGGCATGGCGCTGGTGATCCAGTTCGTCCTGGGCGCCACCAACCCGGCCTACGATTCCGTGGAGCATGTCTATTGGATGTTCCTGCTGCTGGCGATCCTGGTGCACGGCCCGGGCCCGCTGTCGCTCGACCGTATCGTCCAAAGCGCGCTCACCGGCGCGTCCCGCTGA
- a CDS encoding NAD-dependent succinate-semialdehyde dehydrogenase yields MIKVYNPADGSLVGEAPEMGIDEVRAAIDRTCEAFKPWSRRLAKERSDILRRWFELVRADKQMFAETMVRENGKCLTEAMGEIDYGLGFIEWYAEEAKRVYGDTIPTHANNAAVMVVKEPVGPTAAITPWNFPFMMITRKVATALAAGCTMIIKPSELTPLTAYKLLDCARLAGIPEGVFEMVTGDPKVIGEAFTGDLRIHKISFTGSTSVGRLLAKNSAQTLKTMTMELGGNAPFLIFDDANIEEAVKGLVAAKLRNSGQVCISPNRIYVQDGVHDRVVELLEDTVASIRVDQGLQSEFVVGPLINQPAVDKVSALVADAVERGAAVRRGGKPHARGGLFYEPTILTGVDDTFQIARTEIFGPVFPIFRFHSEDEVVRRANDTEYGLVAYAYTRDAGRFLRLSRDLEAGMVILNSGAVGTASVPFGGIKQSGYGREGSYYGIEEYVQVKYVLMSGMDQ; encoded by the coding sequence ATGATCAAGGTCTACAATCCTGCCGACGGCTCTCTGGTCGGCGAGGCCCCGGAGATGGGAATCGACGAAGTCCGGGCAGCGATCGACCGGACCTGTGAGGCGTTCAAGCCGTGGTCACGCCGGCTGGCGAAGGAACGCAGCGACATCCTGCGCCGCTGGTTCGAGCTCGTCCGGGCGGACAAACAGATGTTCGCCGAAACCATGGTCCGGGAAAACGGCAAATGCCTGACCGAAGCGATGGGGGAGATCGATTATGGTCTCGGGTTCATCGAATGGTATGCCGAGGAAGCCAAGCGCGTCTATGGCGACACCATCCCGACGCATGCGAACAACGCCGCCGTGATGGTGGTCAAGGAGCCGGTCGGCCCGACCGCGGCGATCACGCCCTGGAACTTCCCCTTCATGATGATCACGCGAAAGGTCGCGACCGCACTCGCGGCCGGTTGCACGATGATCATCAAGCCATCGGAACTGACGCCTCTCACCGCCTACAAGCTGCTTGACTGCGCACGGTTGGCCGGCATTCCCGAAGGCGTGTTCGAAATGGTGACCGGCGATCCCAAAGTGATCGGGGAGGCCTTCACCGGCGATCTGCGAATCCACAAGATTTCGTTCACCGGATCGACGAGCGTCGGCCGGCTCCTGGCCAAGAACAGCGCGCAGACGCTCAAGACGATGACCATGGAACTGGGCGGTAACGCCCCGTTCCTTATCTTCGACGACGCCAACATTGAGGAGGCGGTGAAGGGGTTGGTGGCCGCCAAGCTGCGCAATTCCGGGCAGGTCTGCATTTCCCCAAACCGCATCTATGTGCAGGATGGGGTTCACGACCGTGTTGTCGAATTGCTGGAGGATACGGTTGCATCGATCCGGGTCGACCAGGGGCTGCAAAGCGAATTCGTGGTCGGCCCACTGATCAACCAGCCGGCTGTCGACAAGGTAAGCGCCTTGGTGGCCGATGCCGTCGAGCGGGGAGCGGCGGTCCGCCGGGGTGGAAAACCGCACGCCAGGGGAGGCCTGTTTTACGAGCCGACCATCCTCACCGGGGTTGACGACACGTTCCAGATCGCCCGAACGGAAATTTTCGGACCGGTGTTTCCCATTTTCCGCTTCCACAGCGAGGACGAGGTGGTCCGGCGGGCCAACGATACCGAGTATGGGTTGGTGGCCTACGCCTACACCCGTGATGCCGGCCGGTTTCTCCGCCTGTCGCGGGATCTTGAAGCGGGCATGGTTATCCTAAATTCTGGTGCGGTCGGCACCGCATCGGTGCCGTTCGGCGGGATCAAGCAATCGGGTTATGGCCGGGAGGGCAGCTATTATGGGATTGAAGAGTATGTACAGGTAAAATACGTGCTGATGAGTGGCATGGACCAATAA
- a CDS encoding enoyl-CoA hydratase-related protein, whose translation MTRPFLTIEREGGLVLLTMDEPATRNALSRPEQCADFIAAIEAINGDDGIHVAILTGAGPAFCAGGNVRDMQSRQGLMAGGPTDIGERYRRTLQRLALALHGLEVPVIAAVNGPAMGAGLDLACMCDLRIASTAATFAETFVRLGLVSGIGGAWFLPRAVGHARAAEMAFTGRVIDAGTALDHGLVSEIVPADRLMERARTLAEEIARNSAPALRYTKRLLRLSERSDLAGCLDATAALQTLAHLTPEHAASVDRYLEEQAARRATRRPSPA comes from the coding sequence ATGACACGCCCATTTTTGACAATCGAAAGGGAGGGCGGACTCGTCCTCCTGACGATGGACGAACCTGCGACCCGAAACGCTCTTTCGCGGCCGGAGCAGTGTGCCGATTTCATTGCCGCCATCGAGGCCATCAACGGGGACGACGGCATCCACGTCGCGATCCTGACGGGCGCCGGTCCGGCCTTCTGCGCGGGCGGCAACGTCCGGGACATGCAGTCGCGCCAGGGTCTGATGGCCGGTGGGCCAACCGACATCGGGGAACGTTATCGGCGCACGCTGCAGCGCCTCGCGCTGGCCCTCCATGGCCTGGAGGTGCCGGTCATCGCGGCGGTGAACGGTCCGGCAATGGGGGCGGGCCTCGATCTCGCCTGCATGTGCGATCTCCGCATCGCGTCGACGGCCGCGACCTTCGCGGAGACCTTCGTCAGGCTCGGGCTGGTGTCCGGGATCGGCGGCGCGTGGTTCCTGCCCAGGGCGGTCGGGCACGCCCGCGCGGCGGAAATGGCCTTCACCGGCCGGGTCATCGACGCCGGCACGGCGCTCGACCACGGGCTGGTCTCGGAGATCGTTCCAGCCGACAGGCTGATGGAGCGCGCCCGGACCCTGGCGGAGGAAATCGCACGGAACTCCGCGCCGGCCCTGCGCTACACCAAGCGCCTTCTCCGCCTGTCGGAGCGGAGCGACTTGGCCGGCTGCCTGGATGCGACGGCAGCGCTTCAGACGCTGGCGCATCTGACGCCGGAGCATGCCGCCTCGGTCGACCGATACCTGGAAGAACAGGCGGCCCGCCGGGCGACGCGTCGACCGTCCCCGGCCTAG
- a CDS encoding LysR substrate-binding domain-containing protein produces the protein MRDLPPLNALLAFEIVARTGSVRSAADELLVTPSAISRQIRLLEEHFGVALFARQGRGLTMTSVGAAYYERVNSHFDGLRKASALLHSSSGRSVLKLRSYTTFATRWLLPRLSHFQLAHPEIDVRLTTESQWSELGDFDAAIRLGDGQWPEHHAVPLVPNVLRPVCSPALLKGPETKDATWLAQQTLLFVRARPDDWALWCDAAGIDMRRHKRRRELESSALAYQAALEGHGVALAQLVLVEDELAAGDLVAPIAFALDRRDVTYYLVSDVRSQKRSVLNQLQRWLTSGDGA, from the coding sequence ATGAGGGATCTGCCTCCGCTGAACGCGCTCCTGGCGTTCGAGATCGTGGCACGCACGGGCAGCGTACGGTCCGCCGCGGACGAGCTTCTGGTGACACCGAGCGCCATCAGCCGGCAAATCCGGCTGCTGGAGGAGCATTTCGGCGTGGCGCTGTTCGCCCGCCAGGGCCGCGGGCTCACGATGACCTCGGTCGGTGCCGCCTATTATGAGCGGGTCAACAGCCACTTCGACGGGTTGCGCAAGGCCAGCGCGCTTCTGCACAGCTCGTCCGGACGGTCGGTGCTGAAGTTGCGCTCCTACACGACCTTTGCGACGCGGTGGCTGCTGCCTCGCCTGTCGCATTTCCAACTGGCCCATCCGGAAATCGACGTTCGTCTGACGACGGAATCCCAGTGGAGTGAATTGGGCGATTTCGATGCCGCCATCCGGCTCGGTGACGGACAATGGCCCGAGCATCACGCCGTCCCGCTGGTGCCGAACGTGCTGCGCCCGGTCTGCAGCCCGGCTCTGCTGAAAGGTCCGGAGACGAAGGATGCCACGTGGCTGGCTCAGCAGACGCTGCTCTTCGTCCGAGCCCGCCCCGACGATTGGGCACTCTGGTGCGACGCCGCCGGCATCGACATGCGTCGGCACAAGCGCCGCCGGGAACTGGAAAGCTCGGCCCTCGCTTATCAAGCGGCGCTCGAAGGCCATGGGGTGGCGCTGGCTCAACTCGTCCTCGTCGAGGACGAGTTGGCGGCCGGCGACTTGGTGGCACCGATCGCCTTCGCGCTCGATCGTCGGGACGTCACCTACTATCTGGTGTCTGATGTGCGGAGCCAGAAACGAAGTGTTCTTAATCAGCTCCAGCGCTGGTTGACGTCGGGCGACGGCGCTTAG